The Sagittula sp. P11 genome window below encodes:
- a CDS encoding heme NO-binding domain-containing protein: MHGLILRTFQVFVQDTYGQSAWEAITAHAQFEAGDFEAMLNYPPETFDAIIAATETRLGKSSDLFLEDVGTYLVSHPNSEGLRRLLRFGGVDYIEFLHSLDDLPDRARLAVADLVLPDLELRDVGQNTFRLAVGEGLPGFGFVMVGVLRAMADDYGALVLMDAERPGAGGQEVEITLVETAFSAGRSFDLAAGGTQGGAA; the protein is encoded by the coding sequence ATGCATGGTCTCATCCTGAGAACATTCCAGGTCTTTGTGCAGGACACCTACGGGCAGTCCGCGTGGGAGGCGATCACCGCCCATGCCCAGTTCGAGGCCGGCGATTTCGAGGCGATGCTGAACTATCCGCCGGAAACCTTCGACGCGATAATCGCCGCCACGGAAACCCGGCTGGGCAAGAGCAGCGACCTCTTCCTTGAGGACGTGGGCACCTACCTCGTCTCCCATCCCAACAGCGAGGGGCTGCGCCGCCTGCTGCGTTTCGGCGGGGTCGACTACATCGAGTTCCTGCATTCCCTCGACGACCTGCCGGACCGGGCGCGGCTGGCGGTGGCCGACCTCGTTCTGCCGGATCTCGAACTGCGCGACGTGGGGCAGAACACCTTCCGCCTCGCGGTCGGAGAGGGGCTGCCCGGCTTCGGCTTCGTCATGGTGGGCGTGCTGCGCGCCATGGCCGACGACTACGGCGCGCTTGTGCTCATGGATGCGGAACGCCCGGGCGCAGGCGGACAGGAGGTGGAGATCACGCTGGTCGAGACCGCCTTCTCCGCGGGCCGCTCCTTCGACCTTGCCGCGGGCGGCACGCAGGGAGGGGCGGCGTGA
- a CDS encoding HAD family hydrolase has protein sequence MSVDAVLFDKDGTLFDFSATWDVFAARLIARLSDGDAARAARAADVLRFDLEAGRFLPDSPAIAGTNREIATLLAWVLPQDAAELERIIVEEAGRAPLVEAVPLVPLLAELAARGMLLGVMTNDTESVARAHLAEVGILGQFDFVAGADSGWGAKPSPDPLLAFAERVGVAPERVAMVGDSTHDLLAGRAAGMVCVGVLTGMAGPEVLGPHAEAVLPDIGHLPGWLDRRPGRR, from the coding sequence CTGAGCGTCGACGCCGTCCTGTTCGACAAGGACGGAACGCTTTTCGATTTCTCTGCGACGTGGGACGTCTTTGCGGCGCGGCTGATCGCGCGGCTGTCCGACGGTGACGCGGCGCGCGCGGCGCGGGCCGCCGACGTGCTGCGGTTCGACCTCGAGGCTGGGCGCTTCCTGCCCGACAGTCCCGCCATCGCAGGCACCAACCGCGAGATCGCGACGCTTCTGGCCTGGGTCCTGCCGCAGGACGCGGCAGAGCTGGAACGGATCATCGTCGAGGAAGCGGGCCGCGCGCCGCTGGTGGAGGCGGTGCCGCTGGTGCCGCTTCTGGCAGAGCTTGCGGCGCGGGGCATGCTGCTGGGCGTGATGACCAACGACACGGAGTCGGTGGCGCGCGCGCATCTGGCAGAGGTCGGCATCCTCGGACAGTTCGATTTCGTCGCGGGTGCCGACAGCGGCTGGGGCGCCAAGCCCTCGCCCGATCCGCTGCTGGCCTTCGCCGAGCGTGTGGGCGTCGCGCCTGAACGGGTGGCGATGGTCGGCGACAGCACACACGACCTTCTGGCCGGGCGCGCCGCGGGCATGGTCTGCGTCGGCGTGCTGACCGGCATGGCCGGGCCGGAGGTGCTTGGCCCCCACGCCGAGGCGGTGCTGCCGGACATCGGCCACCTGCCGGGCTGGCTCGACAGGCGCCCCGGCCGCAGGTGA
- a CDS encoding NUDIX hydrolase, translating into MTTTAPPADQIPDKTALRDAATVIVLRDRRTRPRVLMGQRGAKAAFMPNKFVFPGGAVDRGDAMINLARPLSSLCAARLEEDSAPGMSRALAAAAVRELWEETGQILGTPAPWPGAVPPDWLSFAGTGHRPSAEGLQFVFRAITPPGRPRRFDARFFLLDAEALMSDPDDFSNATDELSHLQWIAVDEIRDYDMPFITEVVLAEIAARATDDTPPDSVPFFRNDDEESLFLRLRGAPMRD; encoded by the coding sequence ATGACGACAACCGCCCCGCCCGCCGACCAGATCCCCGACAAGACCGCCCTGCGCGACGCGGCCACCGTGATCGTGCTGCGCGACCGCCGGACCCGGCCCCGGGTGCTGATGGGCCAGCGCGGCGCGAAGGCCGCCTTCATGCCCAACAAGTTCGTCTTCCCCGGCGGGGCCGTGGACAGGGGCGACGCGATGATCAACCTCGCCCGGCCGCTCTCGTCGCTCTGCGCCGCGCGGCTGGAAGAGGACTCCGCCCCCGGCATGTCCCGCGCGCTGGCCGCCGCCGCGGTGCGCGAGCTCTGGGAGGAAACCGGCCAGATCCTCGGCACCCCCGCGCCCTGGCCCGGCGCCGTGCCCCCGGACTGGCTCAGCTTCGCGGGCACCGGGCACCGGCCCTCTGCCGAGGGGCTGCAGTTCGTGTTTCGCGCGATCACCCCGCCGGGCCGCCCGCGCCGCTTCGACGCGCGCTTCTTCCTGCTGGACGCAGAGGCGCTGATGTCCGACCCCGACGACTTTTCCAACGCCACGGACGAGCTGTCGCACCTGCAGTGGATCGCCGTGGACGAGATCCGCGATTACGACATGCCCTTCATCACCGAGGTGGTGCTGGCCGAGATCGCGGCGCGCGCCACCGACGACACCCCGCCGGATTCCGTGCCCTTCTTCCGCAACGACGACGAGGAAAGCCTGTTCCTCCGGCTGCGCGGAGCGCCCATGCGCGACTGA
- a CDS encoding diguanylate cyclase: protein MTGRILVVDAVPTNRIILRVKLSAAYYEVVQAASGEAALAMLRKADPDVVIAASDLPDMSGRTLCAAIRHRCASRPGPAVPVIIVHPAGQADERLASLAAGADDVLSRPIDDIVMLARLRSLLRARDAEAELQLRDDTRRALGLAEQAADFTTPGQVRIIADRPGDSVRARIEALRRRSDDHIELVDPDNAMRENPRHPDVVVLLETEHSAGDVLSLLPQLRSNRSTRRSALVYVALPDQRREAASSLDMGASDLMSDGLEVDELAIRLKKQIARKRLGDRLRANMRDGLRAAVTDPLTGLYNRRYALPHVSRLADRAERSRRPYALLLADLDYFKQVNDDYGHAAGDAVLVTLAQRLTDNLRAADLIARWGGEEFLVAMPDTDRTAARLTAGRLCSLMAKNPIRLPDGRRITVTLSIGVAIGVSRSAETPADLISSADAALYAAKNGGRNTVVMADTVLALPLPKVVPALPPAPKPNPRLAPPEPLRGQDTGTDGATIPPWGLPHL from the coding sequence ATGACAGGCCGGATCCTGGTGGTCGATGCGGTGCCGACCAACCGCATCATACTGCGCGTCAAACTGTCTGCGGCCTATTACGAGGTCGTGCAGGCCGCCTCCGGCGAGGCGGCCCTTGCGATGCTGCGCAAGGCCGATCCGGACGTCGTCATCGCGGCCTCCGACCTGCCCGACATGTCGGGGCGCACGCTTTGTGCCGCGATCCGGCACAGGTGTGCCTCCCGCCCCGGTCCCGCCGTCCCGGTCATCATCGTGCATCCCGCGGGCCAGGCGGACGAACGGCTGGCGTCGCTTGCCGCGGGGGCCGACGACGTGCTGTCGCGGCCGATCGACGACATCGTGATGCTGGCGCGGCTACGCTCTCTCCTGCGCGCCCGCGACGCGGAGGCGGAGCTTCAGCTGCGTGACGACACCCGCCGCGCGCTGGGTCTGGCCGAACAGGCCGCCGACTTCACCACGCCCGGGCAGGTGCGGATCATCGCCGACCGGCCCGGCGATTCCGTGCGCGCCCGGATCGAGGCGCTGCGCCGCCGCTCCGACGACCACATCGAACTGGTCGATCCCGACAACGCCATGCGCGAGAACCCGCGCCACCCCGACGTGGTCGTCCTGCTGGAGACGGAGCATTCCGCAGGCGATGTGCTGTCGCTCCTGCCGCAACTGCGGTCCAACCGCAGCACGCGCCGGTCCGCGCTGGTCTACGTGGCCCTCCCCGATCAGCGGAGGGAGGCGGCCTCCTCCCTCGACATGGGCGCCAGCGACCTGATGTCCGACGGGCTGGAAGTGGACGAACTGGCGATCCGGCTGAAAAAGCAGATCGCCCGCAAACGTCTGGGCGACAGGCTCCGGGCGAACATGCGCGACGGGCTGCGCGCCGCCGTCACCGACCCGCTGACCGGGCTCTACAACCGGCGCTACGCCCTGCCCCACGTCTCGCGGCTGGCCGACCGGGCTGAACGGTCGCGCAGGCCCTACGCGCTGCTCTTGGCGGATCTCGACTACTTCAAGCAGGTGAACGACGACTACGGCCATGCGGCGGGCGACGCGGTGCTGGTGACGCTGGCGCAGCGCCTGACCGACAACCTGCGCGCCGCCGACCTGATCGCCCGCTGGGGCGGGGAGGAATTCCTCGTCGCGATGCCCGACACCGACCGCACGGCGGCCCGCCTGACCGCCGGACGGCTGTGCAGCCTGATGGCGAAGAACCCGATCCGCCTGCCAGATGGGCGCCGGATCACCGTCACGCTGTCCATCGGCGTGGCCATCGGTGTCTCGCGCAGCGCAGAGACGCCGGCAGACCTGATCTCCAGCGCCGATGCCGCGCTCTACGCCGCGAAGAACGGCGGCCGCAACACGGTGGTCATGGCCGACACGGTCCTCGCGCTGCCGTTGCCGAAGGTCGTCCCGGCCCTGCCGCCCGCGCCGAAGCCGAACCCGCGGCTCGCGCCACCCGAACCGCTGCGCGGCCAGGACACCGGCACCGACGGGGCGACGATCCCGCCATGGGGCCTGCCGCACCTCTGA
- a CDS encoding DUF983 domain-containing protein, with protein sequence MRHSGNITADTPIWPTLWRGWRRRCPKCGSGPLLSGYLKVRDTCPVCRQELYHHRADDGPAYLTILIVGHIMAPLLLIVFEAWRPDPLVLFTIFAVGCVALSLYLLPRLKGAIVAFQWARGMHGFARPG encoded by the coding sequence ATGCGGCACTCAGGCAACATCACAGCAGACACGCCGATCTGGCCGACGCTCTGGCGGGGCTGGCGCAGGCGCTGTCCGAAATGCGGCTCCGGACCGCTCCTGTCCGGCTACCTCAAGGTGCGCGACACCTGCCCGGTCTGCCGGCAGGAACTGTACCACCACCGGGCCGACGACGGCCCGGCCTACCTGACGATCCTCATCGTCGGGCACATCATGGCACCGCTGCTCCTGATCGTGTTCGAGGCATGGCGCCCCGATCCGCTCGTGCTCTTCACGATCTTTGCAGTTGGCTGCGTTGCGCTTTCCCTCTACCTTCTGCCCCGATTGAAAGGGGCGATCGTGGCCTTCCAGTGGGCCCGGGGGATGCACGGTTTCGCGCGCCCCGGCTGA
- a CDS encoding periplasmic heavy metal sensor: MAGSQGNRVLRIMLFLSLAANLVVAGVVVAFLWNGPPPPPGRPDGGDPALPYTRALDEDQRDEVRQALRDAFVNDRKEARSVRRDVFADYRQALEVLRAEPYDPAALEALMTAQAERSAGFRKRGQEVLSAYVAEMSPEERGAYADRLEETLARFQERRARHFEGHRRNDGPPQD; the protein is encoded by the coding sequence ATGGCCGGATCGCAAGGCAACCGCGTGCTGCGGATCATGCTTTTCCTGTCGCTGGCGGCCAACCTCGTGGTCGCCGGTGTGGTGGTGGCCTTCCTGTGGAACGGCCCGCCGCCACCGCCGGGACGGCCCGATGGCGGGGACCCGGCGCTGCCCTACACCCGGGCGCTGGACGAGGATCAGCGCGACGAGGTGCGGCAGGCGCTGCGCGACGCCTTCGTGAACGACCGCAAGGAGGCGCGGAGCGTGCGGCGCGACGTGTTCGCCGATTACCGTCAGGCGCTGGAGGTGCTGCGCGCGGAGCCTTACGACCCCGCGGCGCTGGAGGCGCTGATGACCGCGCAGGCGGAACGCAGCGCCGGTTTCCGCAAGCGCGGACAGGAAGTGCTGAGCGCCTATGTCGCGGAGATGAGCCCGGAGGAACGCGGCGCCTATGCCGACCGTCTCGAAGAGACGCTGGCGCGGTTCCAGGAACGGCGCGCGCGGCATTTCGAAGGGCACCGCCGTAATGACGGCCCGCCACAGGACTAG
- a CDS encoding EF-hand domain-containing protein has product MTRTTSTLWMTAALVAVLTTAGAAQARDFGRGPDGAHGGMGPHGFFPEEMFAAADADGDGKITEDEMKAAAEKRFADADTNGDGMLSADEMVARAEAQREARRVERMTERSQAMIDRLDYDGDGMLSLDEAQRQAPADMFDRMLERLDTDGDGALSQEEIAAAKTKMRERHADRGHGPRGERGERGEPGQGRFPWRHDR; this is encoded by the coding sequence ATGACCAGGACGACTTCGACCCTCTGGATGACCGCGGCGCTTGTGGCGGTGCTGACCACCGCCGGTGCGGCGCAGGCCCGTGACTTCGGGCGCGGCCCGGACGGGGCGCACGGCGGCATGGGTCCGCACGGCTTCTTCCCGGAAGAGATGTTCGCCGCGGCGGACGCCGATGGCGACGGCAAGATCACCGAGGACGAGATGAAGGCCGCTGCCGAGAAGCGCTTTGCCGACGCCGACACCAATGGCGACGGCATGCTGAGTGCCGACGAGATGGTCGCCCGGGCCGAGGCCCAGCGCGAGGCGCGCCGCGTGGAGCGGATGACCGAGCGCAGCCAGGCGATGATCGACCGGCTGGACTATGACGGCGACGGCATGCTGAGCCTCGACGAGGCGCAGCGGCAGGCCCCGGCGGACATGTTCGACCGGATGCTGGAGCGGCTGGACACCGACGGTGACGGCGCGCTGAGCCAGGAAGAGATCGCGGCGGCCAAGACGAAGATGCGCGAGCGGCACGCCGACCGCGGCCATGGCCCGCGCGGCGAACGTGGCGAACGCGGAGAACCCGGCCAGGGCCGTTTCCCCTGGCGTCACGACCGCTGA
- a CDS encoding trimethylamine methyltransferase family protein: MPEDSAPKRRRHGGRAGNSRRGAAAVAQGPWRIPRNADRPTEPLSPESVIRLHNATMRILEEIGIEFLHPDAVKILGDAGCTVDGENVRMGRDMVMEMVGKAPATFTMTPRNPARALPIGGDAILFGNVSSPPNYWDLELGRKVSGTREQCRNLLKLTQYFNCIHFAGGYPVEPCDIHPSVRHLDVLHDKLTLCDKVVHAYSLGAERVEDVMEMVRIAGGLSHEAFDASPRMYTNINSTSPLKHDYPMMDGWMRMARRGQGLIVTPFTLAGAMAPVTMAGAVAQSLAEGLAAVVLAQVIRPGVPCVIGTFTSNVDMKTGAPAFGTPEYMRATQMTGQMARYYGLPMRSSGVCAANVPDGQAMWETEHSLWAAVQSGTHMVYHAAGWLEGGLIASPEKFVMDCEVLGQIQRYMEPEVWDCSDESLALETIREVGPNGHFFGVQHTQDRYETAFYQPFLSDWKNYEAWEAAGAVWTAERAHAVFKRIIDEFEAPPMEDAVAEELAAFVAKRKEEGGAPTDF, translated from the coding sequence ATGCCGGAAGACTCCGCGCCGAAACGCCGCCGCCACGGAGGCCGGGCCGGGAATTCCCGCCGGGGGGCCGCGGCCGTGGCCCAGGGCCCGTGGCGGATCCCGCGCAATGCCGACCGCCCGACCGAACCGCTCAGCCCGGAATCGGTGATCCGCCTGCACAACGCCACCATGCGCATCCTCGAAGAGATCGGGATCGAGTTCCTGCATCCCGACGCGGTGAAGATCCTCGGGGACGCAGGCTGCACGGTCGACGGAGAGAACGTCCGCATGGGCCGCGACATGGTGATGGAGATGGTCGGCAAGGCGCCCGCCACCTTCACCATGACCCCGCGCAACCCGGCGCGCGCCCTGCCCATCGGCGGCGACGCGATCCTTTTCGGCAACGTCTCGTCGCCGCCCAACTACTGGGATCTGGAACTCGGGCGGAAGGTCTCGGGCACGCGCGAACAGTGCCGCAACCTGCTGAAGCTCACGCAGTACTTCAACTGCATCCATTTCGCCGGCGGCTACCCGGTGGAGCCCTGCGACATCCACCCCTCGGTGCGCCACCTCGACGTGCTGCACGACAAGCTGACGCTCTGCGACAAGGTGGTGCACGCCTATTCGCTGGGGGCGGAGCGGGTGGAGGACGTGATGGAGATGGTGCGCATCGCGGGCGGGCTGAGCCATGAGGCATTCGACGCCAGCCCGCGGATGTACACCAACATCAACTCCACCTCGCCGCTGAAGCACGACTACCCGATGATGGACGGCTGGATGCGCATGGCGCGGCGCGGGCAGGGGCTGATCGTCACGCCCTTCACGCTGGCAGGCGCCATGGCGCCGGTGACGATGGCGGGCGCCGTCGCGCAGTCGCTGGCAGAGGGGCTGGCGGCGGTGGTGCTGGCGCAGGTTATCCGGCCCGGCGTGCCCTGCGTGATCGGCACCTTCACCTCCAACGTCGACATGAAGACCGGCGCCCCCGCCTTCGGCACGCCGGAGTACATGCGCGCCACCCAGATGACCGGCCAGATGGCGCGCTACTACGGGCTGCCGATGCGCTCCTCCGGCGTCTGCGCCGCCAACGTCCCCGACGGGCAGGCGATGTGGGAGACGGAGCATTCGCTCTGGGCGGCGGTCCAGTCCGGAACGCACATGGTCTACCACGCGGCGGGCTGGCTGGAGGGCGGGCTGATCGCCTCGCCCGAGAAGTTCGTCATGGACTGCGAGGTGCTGGGCCAGATCCAGCGCTACATGGAGCCGGAGGTCTGGGACTGCTCCGACGAGTCGCTCGCGCTGGAGACCATCCGCGAAGTCGGCCCGAACGGGCACTTCTTCGGGGTGCAGCACACGCAGGACCGCTACGAGACCGCCTTCTACCAGCCGTTCCTGTCGGACTGGAAGAACTACGAGGCCTGGGAGGCCGCGGGCGCCGTCTGGACGGCGGAACGTGCCCACGCGGTCTTCAAGCGCATCATCGACGAGTTCGAGGCCCCCCCGATGGAGGACGCCGTGGCCGAGGAACTGGCCGCCTTCGTCGCGAAACGCAAGGAAGAGGGCGGCGCGCCGACCGATTTCTGA
- a CDS encoding DUF3572 domain-containing protein, translating to MSFTQESAETVSLQAMAWLAGNDELLPVFLGASGASEVDFRNGLGDPVFQAAVLDFVMMDDAWVMAFCESAGLPYTVVAQARAALPGGGEWHWT from the coding sequence TTGAGCTTTACGCAGGAAAGTGCCGAGACGGTCAGTTTGCAGGCAATGGCATGGCTGGCAGGCAACGATGAACTATTGCCGGTGTTTCTGGGCGCTTCGGGTGCGTCTGAGGTGGACTTCCGCAATGGCCTGGGCGACCCGGTCTTTCAGGCCGCGGTGCTCGACTTCGTGATGATGGACGACGCCTGGGTCATGGCGTTCTGCGAATCGGCGGGATTGCCCTACACGGTGGTCGCGCAGGCCCGCGCGGCCCTTCCGGGCGGAGGAGAGTGGCATTGGACCTGA
- a CDS encoding IS3 family transposase (programmed frameshift), translating into MKRTRFTDEQIIGILAEHEAGAKCADLCRKHGMSEGTFYNWKAKFGGMTVSEAKRLKALEDENAKLKKLLAEQMLDLAAMKDLVFKKVVGPAVKREVVAYLQAEHGLSERRACHIVGADRTMIRYRSQRAPDTVLRGRLRDLANERRRFGYRRLFVLLRREGEPSGINRIYRLYREEGLTVRKRKARRKAVGTRAPILVEARPNARWSLDFVHDQFANGQRFRVLNVVDDVTRECLAAIPDTSISGRRVARELTALIERRGKPGMIVSDNGTELTSNAILRWCSEHRVEWHDIAPGKPMQNGFVESFNGRMRDELLNETMFRNLAHARIVIAAWATDYNTERPHSALDYQTPAAYARTLTTAIARPAARDESSARRAIAQPAPTGVNTNRAPVVAG; encoded by the exons ATGAAGCGAACGAGATTCACGGACGAGCAGATCATCGGCATCCTGGCCGAGCATGAGGCCGGCGCGAAGTGCGCCGATCTATGCCGCAAGCACGGCATGTCGGAAGGCACCTTCTACAACTGGAAGGCCAAGTTCGGTGGCATGACGGTATCAGAGGCCAAGCGGCTGAAGGCGCTTGAGGATGAGAACGCCAAGTTGAAGAAGCTTCTGGCCGAACAGATGCTGGATCTGGCGGCGATGAAGGATCTGGTTT TCAAAAAAGTGGTAGGGCCCGCGGTGAAGCGCGAAGTCGTCGCCTATCTTCAGGCTGAGCATGGCCTGTCGGAACGGCGGGCCTGCCACATCGTCGGCGCGGATCGCACGATGATCCGCTATCGATCTCAGCGCGCGCCGGACACGGTTCTGCGCGGCCGGTTGCGGGACCTGGCCAACGAGCGTCGGCGGTTCGGCTACCGGCGCCTGTTCGTGCTGCTGCGCCGCGAGGGCGAGCCCTCGGGGATCAATCGGATCTATCGGCTCTACCGCGAAGAAGGGCTGACGGTGCGCAAGCGGAAGGCGCGGCGCAAGGCGGTCGGAACGCGGGCACCGATCCTGGTCGAGGCGCGACCGAACGCCCGTTGGTCATTGGATTTCGTCCATGACCAGTTCGCCAACGGCCAGCGCTTCCGCGTGCTCAACGTGGTCGACGACGTCACCCGGGAATGCCTGGCGGCGATCCCGGACACCTCGATCTCAGGGCGCCGTGTCGCGCGTGAACTGACGGCCCTGATCGAGCGCCGCGGCAAGCCCGGCATGATTGTCAGCGATAATGGGACGGAGCTGACCAGTAACGCGATCCTGCGGTGGTGTTCCGAGCACCGGGTCGAATGGCACGACATCGCGCCGGGCAAGCCGATGCAGAACGGTTTCGTCGAAAGCTTCAACGGCCGGATGCGCGACGAGCTGCTCAACGAGACCATGTTCCGCAATCTGGCCCATGCGCGGATCGTGATCGCAGCCTGGGCTACGGACTACAACACCGAGCGCCCCCATTCGGCCTTGGATTACCAGACCCCGGCTGCCTACGCGCGGACCCTGACCACCGCAATCGCCCGCCCCGCTGCGCGAGATGAAAGCTCCGCGCGCCGGGCGATTGCTCAACCTGCGCCAACCGGCGTAAACACTAACCGGGCTCCGGTCGTGGCTGGATGA
- a CDS encoding GGDEF domain-containing protein, with product MTSLPEEVLHALCPMHAVLSPTGHIVQAGPTLHKLSRRRLENARFLEVFEVYRPRAVTDMAGLRAAQGRKLHLRLRDGVRTALKGLVVGTGDGGAVVNLSFGIAVVDAVRDYALTSTDFAPTDLAIEMLYLVEAKSAAMDASRSLNTRLQGAMVAAEERAFTDTLTGLRNRRALDTVLDRIARQGRAYALMHLDLDFFKAVNDTHGHAAGDHVLRHAARIMLEESRKDDTVARVGGDEFVIVFANLTRMPRIAEIAGRMIERIERPIPWGTAECRISASIGIAISEGEGLQPPDIMDRADTALYASKRAGRAQFRFYDTDIAGPPAPLRKME from the coding sequence GTGACATCCCTGCCCGAAGAGGTCCTGCACGCGCTCTGCCCGATGCACGCCGTCCTGTCGCCCACGGGGCACATCGTGCAGGCCGGTCCGACGCTCCACAAGCTCAGCCGGCGGCGGCTGGAGAACGCCCGGTTCCTCGAGGTGTTCGAGGTCTACCGACCGCGCGCGGTGACCGACATGGCGGGCCTGCGCGCGGCCCAGGGCCGCAAGCTGCACCTCCGCCTGCGCGACGGTGTGCGCACCGCGCTGAAGGGGCTGGTGGTGGGCACCGGCGACGGCGGCGCGGTGGTCAACCTGTCGTTCGGCATCGCGGTGGTCGACGCGGTGCGCGATTACGCCCTGACCAGCACCGATTTCGCGCCGACCGACCTGGCCATCGAGATGCTGTATCTGGTGGAGGCGAAGTCCGCCGCCATGGACGCCTCGCGCAGCCTCAACACCCGGCTGCAGGGGGCGATGGTCGCGGCGGAGGAACGCGCCTTCACCGACACGCTGACCGGCCTGCGCAACCGGCGCGCGCTGGACACGGTGCTGGACCGGATCGCGCGGCAGGGGCGGGCCTACGCGCTGATGCACCTCGACCTCGATTTCTTCAAGGCGGTGAACGACACCCATGGTCACGCGGCGGGGGATCACGTCCTGCGCCACGCGGCACGGATCATGCTGGAGGAATCGCGCAAGGACGACACGGTGGCGCGGGTCGGCGGCGACGAATTCGTGATCGTCTTCGCCAACCTGACGCGGATGCCGCGCATCGCGGAGATCGCCGGCCGCATGATCGAACGGATCGAACGGCCCATTCCCTGGGGCACGGCGGAGTGCCGAATCTCGGCCAGCATCGGGATCGCGATTTCCGAGGGCGAGGGGCTGCAGCCGCCGGACATCATGGACCGCGCAGACACGGCGCTCTATGCCTCCAAGCGTGCGGGCAGGGCGCAGTTCCGCTTCTACGACACGGACATTGCGGGCCCGCCCGCACCGCTTCGGAAGATGGAGTGA
- a CDS encoding RNA polymerase sigma factor yields the protein MPYDAMSDCAEEELLAAYAAGDAAAARALTARLAPRVLAHAYRMLGGDRAEAEDVTQEALLRLWRAAADWRSGEAKVSTWLYRVTANLCIDRMRRKSRAGPALDDIPEPEDDRPSAVQHMQQAARAEALQAALDELPERQRQAVILRHIEGLGNPEIAQIMDIGTRAVESLTARGKRTLEALLAGRRTELGYDGDD from the coding sequence ATGCCATATGACGCCATGAGCGACTGTGCCGAGGAGGAGCTTCTCGCGGCCTATGCCGCGGGCGACGCCGCTGCGGCGCGCGCGCTGACGGCGCGTCTGGCGCCCCGTGTGCTGGCCCATGCCTACCGGATGCTGGGCGGCGACCGGGCCGAGGCCGAGGACGTCACGCAGGAGGCGCTTCTGCGCCTGTGGCGCGCCGCGGCCGACTGGCGGTCGGGAGAGGCCAAGGTCTCGACCTGGCTTTACCGGGTGACGGCGAACCTCTGCATCGACCGGATGCGGCGGAAGAGCCGCGCGGGTCCGGCGCTCGACGACATACCGGAGCCCGAGGACGACCGGCCCTCGGCCGTGCAGCACATGCAGCAGGCGGCCCGGGCCGAGGCCCTGCAGGCCGCGCTCGACGAGCTTCCCGAGCGGCAGCGCCAGGCGGTGATCCTGCGGCATATCGAGGGGCTGGGAAATCCCGAGATCGCGCAGATCATGGACATCGGGACACGCGCCGTGGAAAGTCTGACGGCACGGGGAAAACGGACTTTGGAGGCGCTTCTGGCCGGGCGCAGGACAGAACTGGGGTACGACGGCGATGACTGA